The Sediminispirochaeta bajacaliforniensis DSM 16054 genome has a segment encoding these proteins:
- a CDS encoding type II toxin-antitoxin system VapC family toxin — MRSELEKSGKIIGPNDLLIASTVLEHDGVLVTHNSKESDVHWVYFHI, encoded by the coding sequence ATTCGATCAGAACTTGAAAAATCGGGAAAGATTATTGGGCCAAATGATCTATTGATAGCATCAACCGTTTTAGAACATGATGGAGTTTTAGTAACACACAATAGCAAAGAGTCGGATGTACATTGGGTATACTTCCACATTTAG
- the vapB gene encoding type II toxin-antitoxin system antitoxin VapB: protein MKQDSNFVYLPTFREYATLPMQTAKIFQNGRYQAVRLPKEYQVKGNEVYIQKHGDAVLLFPHEKIWELFVEGINKFSDDFMSTGRESL, encoded by the coding sequence ATGAAGCAAGATTCAAACTTTGTATACCTACCTACATTCCGCGAATATGCGACGTTGCCGATGCAAACAGCAAAAATTTTTCAGAATGGCAGATATCAAGCAGTACGTTTACCCAAAGAGTATCAGGTTAAAGGAAATGAAGTGTATATCCAAAAACACGGTGATGCTGTCTTATTATTTCCACATGAAAAAATTTGGGAACTATTTGTTGAAGGTATCAACAAATTCTCTGATGATTTTATGTCTACAGGAAGAGAAAGTCTTTAA